In a single window of the Pseudochaenichthys georgianus chromosome 16, fPseGeo1.2, whole genome shotgun sequence genome:
- the crabp2a gene encoding cellular retinoic acid-binding protein 2a, with protein MERKIPDFAGTWEMKTSENFEELLKKLGVNMMLRMIAVKAASKPLVEITQDGETLSIKTSTTVRTTHITFTVGQEFNEITVDGRPCTSHPRWETDSKISCEQTLQKGEGPKTSWTREITNDGKLILTMGADNVICSRVYERQ; from the exons ATGGAGCGAAAAATCCCTGATTTCGCCGGCACCTGGGAGATGAAGACTTCTGAAAACTTCGAGGAACTGTTAAAAAAGTTGG GTGTGAACATGATGCTGCGTATGATTGCGGTGAAGGCAGCCTCTAAGCCCCTGGTGGAGATCACGCAGGACGGAGAGACGCTGTCCATTAAAACCTCCACCACCGTCCGCACCACCCACATTACTTTCACTGTGGGGCAGGAGTTCAATGAGATCACTGTGGACGGACGCCCCTGCACG AGTCATCCACGCTGGGAAACCGACAGTAAGATCAGCTGTGAGCAGACTCTGCAGAAAGGAGAAGGGCCTAAAACATCCTGGACCCGAGAGATCACCAATGACGGCAAACTGATCCTG ACCATGGGAGCAGACAATGTGATATGCAGCAGAGTCTACGAGCGGCAATGA
- the LOC117460933 gene encoding uncharacterized protein isoform X1 gives MEYWDVSVNTGMDVINCTIEPAVPPTSPDVQPTATTPPSMEDQTAPVVPAMIPQTLHIIPQFDIRQILTGSTEGKLILGSLDEDVIIPSQRKCLVRILVSHLMEKFGESPTSETKKALAAALIHGFPSLKDESDTSSGFGYWFTPGRNHRPATGFLEERLRNVRKRMRKPARSRSTQQTPPQSSEAGTRRTFIPECTISEERAIQCKEWLKHNSQPLNQVEQYMQDTAVYRAKSLRENGWDIQGIRQEFPHLFTPGMIAQDFQILHREAAPKLFETWLPLFKDKILHLARREGKLISSLDGLTPDCLGELALSQLPTLLPPTVYRVGRKVFRYTIEGLSWPSSIISLLEQTWWSTSMRRRCQDLTHMSCPWETIFGTPLRRSLFLMGRRWNKTHCFRQSMSVSRYSISLTSTTQSSVKLYGNSSKMQCTKSREERSQNLLRPCVQQYLLASRLVVLILFFSSAGPPVLFSLFFCLAQNRVLSG, from the exons ATGGAGTACTGGGATGTTTCTGTAAATACTGGGATGGATGTGATAAATTGTACA ATTGAACCTGCTGTGCCACCTACAAGTCCTGATGTCCAACCAACTGCCACAACTCCACCCTCCATGGAGGACCAAACGGCACCTGTCGTACCAGCGATGATACCTCAAACACTACATATAATTCCACAATTT GATATCCGCCAGATTCTCACAGGCTCAACTGAAGGCAAGCTGATCCTGGGGAGCCTTGATGAGGATGTGATCATCCCTTCGCAAAGAAAGTGCCTTGTCCGTATTTTGGTATCTCACCTcatggagaagtttggagagag TCCTACCAGTGAGACAAAAAAGGCCTTGGCTGCAGCTTTGATTCATGGGTTTCCCTCCTTGAAGGACGAGTCGGACACAAGCAGTGGCTTC GGATACTGGTTCACCCCAGGACGGAACCACCGCCCAGCCACTGGATTCCTCGAAGAGAGGCTTCGGAACGTCAGAAAGAGGATGAGAAAACCGGCCAGGTCACGGAGCACGCAGCAGACACCACCACAAAGTAGTGAAGCTGGCACTCGTAGGACATTCATACCAG AATGTACCATATCGGAAGAAAGAGCCATACAGTGTAAAGAATGGCTGAAACACAATTCGCAGCCCCTCAACCAGGTGGAGCAATACATGCAGGATACAGCAGTGTACAG GGCCAAGTCTTTAAGGGAAAACGGGTGGGACATTCAGGGGATCCGCCAAGAGTTCCCACATCTATTCACTCCAGGCATG ATTGCACAGGACTTTCAGATCCTACATAGAGAGGCTGCGCCTAAGCTCTTCGAAACCTGGCTCCCTTTGTTTAAAGACAAGATCCTGCACCTGGCGAGACGGGAAGGGAAACTTATCTCGTCGCTTGATGGATTAACACCCG ATTGTTTGGGGGAACTTGCTCTGAGCCAGTTACCAACACTGCTTCCACCAACTGTCTACAGGGTTGGCCGAAAAGTGTTCCGGTACACTATCGAGGGTCTAAGTTGGCCTTCATCGATCATAAGCCT GTTGGAACAAACTTGGTGGAGTACCTCCATGAGGCGAAGGTGTCAAGACCTTACCCATATGTCCTGTccctgggaaacgatatttggcACACCTCTCAGGCGTTCGTTATTCTTGATGGGGAGGCGTTGGAACAAAACACATTGCTTCAGGCAGTCGATGTCTGTTTCAAGGTATTCTATATCTTTGACATCGACTACACAAAGCAGTGTGAAGCTGTATGGAAATTCTTCCAAAATGCAGTGTACGAAATCAAGGGAGGAGAGGAGTCAAAACCTGCTACGTCCTTGCGTGCAGCAATACTTGCTTGCAAGTAGACTTGTGGTCTTGatccttttcttttcttctgcTGGTCCTCCTGTTCTattctctctcttcttctgctTGGCTCAGAATAGGGTTCTATCTGGTTAA
- the LOC117460933 gene encoding uncharacterized protein isoform X2: MEYWDVSVNTGMDVINCTIEPAVPPTSPDVQPTATTPPSMEDQTAPVVPAMIPQTLHIIPQFDIRQILTGSTEGKLILGSLDEDVIIPSQRKCLVRILVSHLMEKFGESPTSETKKALAAALIHGFPSLKDESDTSSGFGYWFTPGRNHRPATGFLEERLRNVRKRMRKPARSRSTQQTPPQSSEAGTRRTFIPECTISEERAIQCKEWLKHNSQPLNQVEQYMQDTAVYRAKSLRENGWDIQGIRQEFPHLFTPGMIAQDFQILHREAAPKLFETWLPLFKDKILHLARREGKLISSLDGLTPDCLGELALSQLPTLLPPTVYRVGRKVFRYTIEGLSWPSSIISLLEQTWWSTSMRRRCQDLTHMSCPWETIFGTPLRRSLFLMGRRWNKTHCFRQSMSVSRTAG; encoded by the exons ATGGAGTACTGGGATGTTTCTGTAAATACTGGGATGGATGTGATAAATTGTACA ATTGAACCTGCTGTGCCACCTACAAGTCCTGATGTCCAACCAACTGCCACAACTCCACCCTCCATGGAGGACCAAACGGCACCTGTCGTACCAGCGATGATACCTCAAACACTACATATAATTCCACAATTT GATATCCGCCAGATTCTCACAGGCTCAACTGAAGGCAAGCTGATCCTGGGGAGCCTTGATGAGGATGTGATCATCCCTTCGCAAAGAAAGTGCCTTGTCCGTATTTTGGTATCTCACCTcatggagaagtttggagagag TCCTACCAGTGAGACAAAAAAGGCCTTGGCTGCAGCTTTGATTCATGGGTTTCCCTCCTTGAAGGACGAGTCGGACACAAGCAGTGGCTTC GGATACTGGTTCACCCCAGGACGGAACCACCGCCCAGCCACTGGATTCCTCGAAGAGAGGCTTCGGAACGTCAGAAAGAGGATGAGAAAACCGGCCAGGTCACGGAGCACGCAGCAGACACCACCACAAAGTAGTGAAGCTGGCACTCGTAGGACATTCATACCAG AATGTACCATATCGGAAGAAAGAGCCATACAGTGTAAAGAATGGCTGAAACACAATTCGCAGCCCCTCAACCAGGTGGAGCAATACATGCAGGATACAGCAGTGTACAG GGCCAAGTCTTTAAGGGAAAACGGGTGGGACATTCAGGGGATCCGCCAAGAGTTCCCACATCTATTCACTCCAGGCATG ATTGCACAGGACTTTCAGATCCTACATAGAGAGGCTGCGCCTAAGCTCTTCGAAACCTGGCTCCCTTTGTTTAAAGACAAGATCCTGCACCTGGCGAGACGGGAAGGGAAACTTATCTCGTCGCTTGATGGATTAACACCCG ATTGTTTGGGGGAACTTGCTCTGAGCCAGTTACCAACACTGCTTCCACCAACTGTCTACAGGGTTGGCCGAAAAGTGTTCCGGTACACTATCGAGGGTCTAAGTTGGCCTTCATCGATCATAAGCCT GTTGGAACAAACTTGGTGGAGTACCTCCATGAGGCGAAGGTGTCAAGACCTTACCCATATGTCCTGTccctgggaaacgatatttggcACACCTCTCAGGCGTTCGTTATTCTTGATGGGGAGGCGTTGGAACAAAACACATTGCTTCAGGCAGTCGATGTCTGTTTCAAG GACTGCTGGGTAA